One window of the Prochlorococcus marinus XMU1411 genome contains the following:
- the nadA gene encoding quinolinate synthase NadA, which translates to MTSITSTAKQKSVQNEEDLISEIKDRCKKANAIILAHYYQAPEIQEIADFIGDSLDLSRKAANNDADIIIFCGVHFMAETAKILSPNKTVLLPDIDAGCSLADDCPSDKFQKFREENPDHYVVSYINCTAEVKAQSDLICTSSNAVSLIKKIPQDKKIIFAPDQNLGRWVQKNSGRDLKLWPGSCIVHESFSEEALLKLKYQNPESKVIAHPECSQNLLILSDFIGSTSKLLDFVSKDTSKTYMVLTEPGIIHQMKKKEPNKIFIEVPDIEGCKCNECPYMKLNTLEKILDCLKNNSPSIELDPEIIRRAYVPIKRMLDMSN; encoded by the coding sequence CTGACCAGTATAACTTCTACTGCAAAACAGAAATCAGTTCAAAATGAAGAGGATTTGATTTCTGAAATAAAGGACCGTTGCAAAAAAGCTAATGCAATTATTCTTGCGCACTATTATCAAGCTCCAGAGATTCAGGAAATTGCAGATTTTATTGGCGATTCATTAGATCTATCTAGGAAAGCTGCAAATAATGATGCTGATATAATAATTTTTTGCGGTGTGCACTTTATGGCCGAAACCGCAAAAATACTTAGCCCTAATAAAACAGTCCTATTACCAGATATTGACGCAGGATGCTCATTAGCAGACGATTGTCCCTCAGATAAATTTCAAAAGTTTAGAGAAGAAAATCCAGATCACTATGTCGTAAGTTATATAAATTGTACTGCAGAAGTAAAAGCTCAAAGTGATCTGATATGTACAAGCAGTAATGCAGTCTCATTAATAAAAAAGATCCCTCAAGATAAAAAGATAATATTTGCGCCAGATCAGAACCTTGGGAGATGGGTACAGAAAAATTCTGGAAGAGATCTTAAATTATGGCCTGGCAGCTGCATTGTTCATGAATCATTTAGTGAAGAAGCACTTCTAAAATTAAAATATCAAAATCCAGAATCAAAAGTAATTGCTCATCCTGAATGTAGTCAAAATTTACTAATTCTCTCAGACTTTATTGGATCAACAAGTAAACTGCTTGATTTCGTAAGTAAAGATACATCTAAAACTTACATGGTATTAACTGAACCTGGAATAATCCATCAAATGAAGAAGAAAGAACCTAACAAAATTTTTATTGAAGTCCCAGATATAGAGGGTTGTAAATGTAACGAGTGTCCATATATGAAATTAAATACTTTAGAAAAAATTCTAGATTGTTTGAAAAATAATTCACCATCTATCGAACTTGACCCCGAAATAATAAGAAGAGCCTATGTACCAATAAAGAGAATGCTGGATATGAGTAATTAA
- a CDS encoding TIGR04168 family protein, translating into MKVLSIIKPHIVLFVGDISDGSVKIIKKINEIKIPTFVILGNHDRGKDSTGETLSKQIRVLGEKYCAWDLKVFNNQINLLSARPCSSGGGYYLSREVKGVYGPITEQDSINKIIKCSEKTVEDIPLIIMSHAGPSGLGSEPKSICGKDWKLPSLDWGDRDLSVAISQIQKRRKVDLVIFGHMHNRLKRNLGLREMFKIDSKGTIYFNTAVVPRYKTDEDGKLLINFSWIEFKKKGLSHVSHRWYSESGEICEEDKFF; encoded by the coding sequence TTGAAAGTTTTATCGATTATCAAACCACATATTGTTTTATTTGTTGGTGATATTTCTGATGGGAGTGTCAAAATAATTAAAAAAATCAATGAGATCAAAATTCCTACTTTTGTGATTTTAGGAAATCATGATAGAGGGAAAGATTCTACAGGGGAAACTCTTTCAAAGCAGATACGTGTTCTTGGTGAAAAATATTGCGCATGGGATTTGAAAGTTTTTAATAATCAAATAAATTTATTGTCTGCCAGACCATGTAGTTCTGGCGGCGGCTATTATCTTTCGAGAGAAGTTAAAGGTGTTTATGGACCTATCACCGAACAAGATTCAATAAATAAAATAATTAAATGTTCGGAAAAGACTGTAGAAGATATACCTTTAATAATTATGTCTCATGCTGGCCCCTCGGGTTTAGGTTCAGAACCTAAAAGCATTTGTGGAAAAGACTGGAAATTACCCTCATTAGATTGGGGAGATAGAGATTTGTCTGTGGCTATTTCTCAAATACAAAAGAGAAGAAAAGTTGATCTTGTAATTTTTGGTCATATGCACAACAGGCTTAAAAGAAATCTTGGTTTAAGAGAGATGTTTAAAATTGATAGCAAAGGAACAATTTATTTCAACACTGCTGTGGTGCCAAGGTACAAAACTGATGAAGATGGGAAATTATTAATTAACTTTTCATGGATTGAGTTTAAAAAAAAGGGATTAAGTCATGTTTCTCATCGATGGTATTCAGAGTCTGGTGAAATTTGTGAAGAAGATAAATTTTTTTAG
- a CDS encoding TPM domain-containing protein: MPSKINYLLGIFLSILVLISHKPVFAINNPNLLPEEKTPVIDLAKTLSPNQKKSLEEKLNNLEIESGWKIKYLSQFESSPGSAIKDYWDLDETSLLIVADPRGGNLLNFNVGEAYFNFMPRLFWVELQTRFGNQYYVKDHGEDGAVLDAIDSVKVCLERGGCQVVPGLPKEQYIWTLCTSILGGLVAGFASAPRKEGQVISIGFLALLSPLWGMLFGIFGLAPIISRTNDLLPLFKNGLAFTAAGIAGYILSQTLFSRYEKPKNT, encoded by the coding sequence ATGCCTTCAAAGATTAACTATTTATTAGGAATATTTCTATCTATATTAGTTTTAATTTCACATAAACCCGTTTTCGCTATAAATAATCCAAATCTATTACCAGAAGAAAAAACACCAGTAATTGATTTAGCTAAAACATTAAGCCCTAATCAGAAAAAATCTTTAGAGGAAAAGCTCAACAATCTAGAAATTGAAAGTGGGTGGAAAATTAAATATTTATCTCAGTTTGAAAGTTCTCCTGGTAGCGCAATAAAGGACTATTGGGATCTAGATGAGACAAGTTTGTTGATAGTCGCGGATCCAAGAGGGGGAAATTTGCTGAACTTTAACGTAGGAGAGGCTTATTTTAATTTTATGCCAAGGTTATTTTGGGTTGAACTTCAAACAAGATTTGGCAACCAATACTATGTTAAAGATCACGGTGAGGATGGTGCAGTATTAGATGCAATTGATTCAGTAAAGGTTTGCCTCGAAAGAGGAGGATGCCAAGTTGTCCCAGGCCTACCCAAAGAGCAATATATTTGGACTTTATGTACATCTATTCTTGGAGGTTTAGTAGCAGGTTTTGCATCTGCTCCAAGAAAAGAAGGTCAAGTCATATCAATTGGATTTTTAGCTCTTCTTTCTCCCTTATGGGGAATGTTATTTGGAATTTTTGGTTTGGCACCGATAATATCCAGAACAAATGATTTATTACCTTTATTTAAAAATGGTTTAGCTTTTACGGCCGCAGGAATTGCGGGTTATATCTTGTCTCAAACATTATTTTCAAGATATGAAAAGCCCAAAAATACTTAA
- a CDS encoding SAM-dependent methyltransferase, whose amino-acid sequence MNSLPANNPDWLVKKIIKMGGTISFYDFMNFALNDPINGYYGSGKAELGVRGDFVTSPSLSDDFAFLVGKQIKDWLIQFKNSFLSNQKLAVIEFGAGDGSFMSGLIKYFLENSKNFLEGVSFVIIEPNEGMVEKQKNKLEEYLNLGIDILWKGLDEVEENNLNGIVLANEVLDALPVERITFSKGKLLRQAVSIEKKSHKLYFDEMSITSELRKSIELAKSELGITIPPEDALEGWTTEWHVDNSKWLEAIYGKINNGILLIIDYAKEAEKYYNSKNSDGTIVSYVNQKMMNNVLDSPGNCDLTSHVCIETLINDAETLGFNTLGITKQGEALLALGLAERLYGIQKEFKEDLSNALLRREALLRLVDPVCLGNFKWFVFNKFKEKEMKINSTCLR is encoded by the coding sequence ATGAATAGCTTACCCGCGAATAATCCAGATTGGTTAGTAAAAAAAATAATAAAAATGGGTGGGACTATAAGTTTTTATGACTTTATGAATTTTGCATTAAATGATCCTATTAATGGTTATTACGGCAGCGGTAAGGCTGAGTTAGGCGTTCGAGGAGATTTTGTCACATCACCCTCTTTATCTGATGATTTTGCTTTTTTGGTTGGTAAACAAATAAAAGATTGGTTGATTCAGTTCAAAAATAGTTTTTTATCTAATCAGAAATTAGCTGTAATTGAATTTGGAGCAGGAGATGGAAGCTTTATGAGTGGATTAATTAAATATTTTTTAGAAAACAGCAAGAATTTTTTGGAAGGAGTTTCTTTTGTAATTATTGAACCTAATGAAGGGATGGTAGAAAAACAAAAAAATAAATTGGAAGAATATTTAAACTTAGGCATTGATATTTTATGGAAAGGTTTGGATGAAGTAGAAGAAAATAATTTAAATGGAATAGTTCTTGCAAATGAGGTTTTGGATGCTTTGCCAGTAGAGAGAATAACCTTCTCAAAAGGAAAATTACTTCGACAAGCAGTTTCTATAGAGAAGAAATCTCATAAATTATATTTTGATGAAATGTCAATTACAAGTGAATTGAGAAAAAGTATTGAACTTGCTAAAAGTGAGTTGGGAATCACTATCCCGCCTGAAGATGCTCTTGAAGGATGGACAACCGAATGGCATGTAGATAATTCAAAATGGTTAGAAGCTATTTATGGAAAAATCAATAATGGTATTTTATTGATAATTGATTACGCTAAAGAAGCTGAAAAATACTATAACTCTAAGAATTCTGATGGGACGATAGTTTCTTATGTAAATCAAAAAATGATGAATAATGTTCTAGATTCTCCTGGAAATTGCGATTTAACATCTCATGTTTGTATAGAAACTTTAATTAATGATGCTGAGACTCTTGGATTTAATACTCTTGGAATAACTAAACAAGGAGAGGCTTTGTTGGCACTTGGATTGGCAGAGAGACTTTATGGAATTCAGAAGGAATTTAAGGAGGATTTATCAAATGCTCTTTTAAGAAGAGAGGCATTACTTAGACTCGTTGATCCTGTATGTCTAGGTAATTTTAAGTGGTTTGTTTTTAATAAGTTTAAGGAGAAGGAAATGAAAATAAATTCAACCTGTTTACGTTAA
- the aroB gene encoding 3-dehydroquinate synthase, with protein MNKRKILVPLGDKSYEVTLKAGILNNISEELLRIGITKNRKILVISNEEISNLYGEKFLNNLKDNQYQAKMFLIKTGESYKNLKTLSEIYDVAFEFGLDRNSIIIALGGGIVGDVSGFAAATWLRGIEYIQIPTTLLSMVDSSVGGKTGVNHPKGKNLIGAFNQPKAVFIDPETLKSLPKREFNAGMAEVIKYGVIRDKELFEYLEIEKHKNELINLKNDYLIKIINSSIKTKSHIVSQDEHENGVRAILNYGHSFGHVIENLCGYGKFLHGEAISIGMNIAGKIAIEKGLWSQEELERQKNLLRSYDLPTEIPKINKEEVLTILMGDKKVRDGKMRFILPKEIGAVDIYDDVEDSLFLKFFS; from the coding sequence GTGAATAAGAGAAAAATATTAGTCCCATTAGGTGATAAGTCATACGAAGTAACACTAAAAGCAGGGATACTGAATAATATCAGCGAAGAACTCTTAAGAATTGGAATAACAAAGAATAGAAAAATACTTGTAATTTCAAATGAAGAAATATCAAATTTGTATGGAGAAAAATTCTTAAATAATTTAAAAGATAATCAATACCAGGCCAAAATGTTCCTTATCAAGACTGGAGAATCATATAAAAACTTAAAAACCTTAAGTGAAATATATGATGTTGCATTTGAATTTGGCTTAGATAGAAATTCAATAATTATTGCCCTTGGAGGAGGAATTGTTGGAGATGTAAGTGGCTTCGCTGCTGCTACTTGGCTAAGAGGCATCGAATATATACAGATTCCAACAACATTATTATCGATGGTTGATTCATCTGTGGGAGGAAAAACAGGAGTAAATCATCCAAAAGGTAAGAATTTAATTGGAGCTTTCAATCAACCTAAAGCTGTTTTTATTGATCCAGAAACTTTAAAAAGTTTGCCCAAAAGAGAATTTAATGCAGGCATGGCCGAAGTAATAAAATACGGAGTAATAAGAGATAAAGAACTTTTCGAATACTTAGAAATTGAAAAACACAAGAATGAACTTATAAATCTCAAGAATGATTATCTAATTAAAATAATTAATAGTTCAATAAAAACAAAGTCTCATATTGTTTCTCAAGACGAACATGAAAATGGTGTTAGAGCGATATTGAATTATGGTCATTCTTTTGGTCACGTCATTGAAAATTTATGTGGATACGGCAAATTTCTACATGGTGAGGCAATATCAATTGGTATGAATATTGCGGGGAAAATAGCAATTGAGAAAGGGTTATGGTCTCAAGAAGAATTAGAAAGACAGAAGAATCTTTTAAGGAGTTACGATCTTCCTACCGAGATCCCCAAAATAAATAAAGAAGAGGTTCTAACAATACTTATGGGCGACAAGAAAGTTCGTGATGGCAAAATGAGATTTATATTACCGAAAGAAATTGGTGCAGTAGATATATATGATGACGTAGAAGATTCATTATTTTTAAAGTTTTTTTCTTAA
- a CDS encoding 5-(carboxyamino)imidazole ribonucleotide synthase — protein sequence MSLKKNINDIKKNYSLGIIGGGQLALMLTEAAKKRNLEVCVQTKSCDDPAGSKADHVIEADPLKIRGNKSLINECEKIIFENEWIKIDKLNLIDNKDIFVPSLNAIKPLVDRFSQKKLIDRMNIPCPKWISIEDFKNLSDEEINNWNFPLMAKSNKGGYDGKGNRKIKTKEDLDSFLTENNSDEWLIEEWIEYEKELALVGSRDRTGKIRFFPIVETFQSNHVCDWVLAPGTNEYDLNLFAINIFSSIVNELNYVGVLAIEFFYGDNGLLINEIAPRTHNSAHFSIEACTSSQFDQYVCISSGIMPPEIKMNCEGAIMINLLGLKKNFPISMESRIKMLSEIEGSNIHSYGKSREMLGRKMAHITFLLNGKTHSERYDEAQILLTMVRDIWPSPNA from the coding sequence ATGAGTTTAAAAAAAAATATAAACGATATTAAGAAAAATTATTCTCTGGGAATAATTGGAGGTGGTCAACTGGCTTTAATGTTAACCGAGGCAGCAAAAAAAAGAAATTTAGAAGTATGTGTGCAAACAAAATCTTGTGATGATCCTGCTGGTTCAAAAGCAGATCATGTCATAGAAGCTGATCCTTTAAAGATAAGAGGTAATAAATCATTAATTAATGAGTGTGAAAAAATAATTTTTGAAAATGAATGGATAAAAATTGATAAATTAAATTTAATTGACAATAAAGATATTTTTGTCCCAAGCCTTAATGCAATTAAGCCATTAGTAGATAGGTTTTCTCAAAAAAAATTAATAGATAGAATGAATATTCCTTGTCCAAAATGGATAAGCATTGAAGATTTTAAAAATCTCTCGGATGAGGAAATCAATAATTGGAATTTTCCTCTAATGGCAAAATCAAATAAAGGTGGATATGACGGTAAAGGGAACAGAAAAATAAAGACAAAAGAAGATTTAGATTCTTTTTTAACAGAGAATAATTCTGATGAATGGTTAATAGAAGAATGGATAGAGTATGAAAAAGAACTGGCTCTCGTTGGTTCGAGAGATAGGACCGGTAAGATAAGATTCTTTCCAATAGTTGAGACATTCCAATCAAACCATGTTTGTGATTGGGTTCTTGCACCTGGAACAAATGAATATGATTTGAACTTATTTGCAATAAATATTTTCTCTTCAATAGTCAATGAACTTAATTACGTTGGAGTTTTAGCTATTGAATTCTTCTATGGAGATAATGGTCTTTTAATTAATGAAATAGCTCCTAGAACACATAACTCAGCTCATTTCTCTATTGAAGCTTGCACTTCAAGTCAGTTTGATCAATATGTTTGCATTTCTTCTGGGATAATGCCACCTGAAATTAAAATGAACTGTGAAGGTGCAATTATGATAAATCTACTGGGGTTAAAAAAGAATTTCCCAATCTCAATGGAATCCAGAATTAAGATGTTATCTGAAATTGAGGGTTCTAATATTCATTCTTATGGCAAATCTCGCGAAATGCTGGGAAGAAAAATGGCTCACATCACATTTCTATTAAATGGTAAAACGCATTCAGAAAGATATGATGAAGCTCAAATTTTATTAACTATGGTAAGAGACATTTGGCCATCTCCAAATGCATAA
- a CDS encoding DUF1651 domain-containing protein — protein MTLGGANVWTNFSYGYRNESPSGWLLSPDRSRLILFTRNKKSPRNSMRIFAHTYYANDLGEPMAIKSSTQMYLDNAWDKWHDLQLEGWTFEELELPESV, from the coding sequence ATGACTTTAGGAGGAGCTAATGTTTGGACTAATTTTTCTTACGGTTATCGTAATGAGTCCCCAAGTGGTTGGTTGCTTAGCCCAGACCGCAGCAGACTAATTTTATTTACAAGGAATAAAAAATCTCCAAGAAATAGTATGAGAATTTTTGCTCATACATATTATGCAAATGATCTTGGTGAGCCAATGGCAATTAAATCATCAACTCAAATGTACTTGGATAATGCTTGGGATAAATGGCATGACCTTCAATTAGAAGGTTGGACTTTTGAAGAACTTGAATTACCTGAATCTGTATGA
- a CDS encoding NAD-dependent DNA ligase, which translates to MKSYLEERIEWYDDNYRNGNALISDKQFDQLEKNLLRTNPNCDYFKKKNKLVLPSLEKDSIDEFLKGLLVDTRLLIEPKIDGCAVALQYRDGTLEKAISRKGADVTSKLIKVQDIPNNLPLRGVLQVRGELYAPNQSPNISQRISSGFLRAKEGFSESLSFCAFQILNSKLNQYESKKSLSKLGFTIPQDISCNFTSQLELFRKQWLEGKLFSNYPTDGIVVKINSRKLQLIREKSNLDYPYWQVAIKR; encoded by the coding sequence ATGAAGAGTTATTTAGAAGAACGAATTGAATGGTATGACGATAATTATAGAAATGGTAATGCTTTAATCTCTGATAAGCAGTTCGACCAACTTGAAAAAAATTTATTAAGAACAAACCCAAATTGTGATTACTTTAAAAAGAAAAATAAACTAGTTTTACCTTCATTAGAAAAGGATTCAATAGATGAATTTTTGAAAGGATTATTAGTAGATACCAGATTATTAATTGAACCAAAAATTGATGGTTGTGCTGTTGCTTTGCAATATAGGGATGGAACCTTGGAGAAAGCAATTTCAAGAAAAGGGGCAGACGTTACTAGTAAACTTATTAAAGTCCAAGACATTCCCAATAATCTCCCTTTACGAGGAGTTCTTCAAGTTAGAGGTGAATTATATGCACCCAACCAAAGTCCAAATATCTCCCAGAGAATCTCTTCTGGATTTCTAAGAGCTAAAGAAGGATTTTCTGAAAGTCTTAGCTTCTGTGCATTTCAAATACTTAATTCAAAACTTAACCAATATGAGTCCAAAAAAAGTCTTTCAAAGCTTGGCTTCACGATCCCTCAGGATATTTCATGCAACTTTACGAGCCAACTTGAATTATTTAGAAAACAATGGCTAGAAGGGAAACTTTTTAGTAACTATCCAACAGATGGAATAGTAGTAAAAATAAATTCTAGAAAATTACAATTGATTAGAGAAAAATCAAATTTAGATTATCCTTATTGGCAAGTGGCAATAAAACGTTAA
- a CDS encoding DUF1651 domain-containing protein gives MTSGVANVRTYFYSGSLIDPPTGWLFNKKSGLLIFFESYKKSVSNNLQVYTHLFYANELGEPAQIKNSRLHSNECACETWNELIAGGWQIVTNKFQ, from the coding sequence ATGACTTCAGGAGTCGCTAATGTTCGGACTTATTTTTATAGTGGCAGCCTTATTGACCCCCCAACTGGCTGGTTGTTTAACAAAAAAAGTGGTTTATTAATTTTTTTTGAGAGTTATAAGAAATCTGTATCTAATAACTTACAAGTATATACTCATCTTTTCTATGCAAATGAATTAGGTGAACCAGCCCAAATTAAAAATTCAAGACTTCATTCTAATGAGTGTGCTTGTGAAACATGGAATGAATTAATTGCAGGAGGTTGGCAAATTGTTACTAATAAATTCCAGTAA
- a CDS encoding chlorophyll a/b-binding protein, with translation MDALTSFIVVIIAITIQFSLYAFKRLQEPLEPNYLTDKKSKEIKSYMGKYWKNAEITNGRLAMIGFLVLIINYGFFGWIIPGFI, from the coding sequence ATGGATGCTCTTACTAGTTTTATAGTTGTTATCATCGCAATTACAATTCAATTCTCTTTATACGCGTTTAAAAGGTTACAGGAACCTTTAGAACCGAATTATTTGACAGATAAAAAATCAAAAGAAATTAAGAGCTATATGGGTAAATATTGGAAAAATGCCGAAATAACAAATGGGAGATTAGCTATGATTGGTTTTTTAGTTTTAATAATAAACTACGGTTTTTTTGGGTGGATAATACCTGGTTTTATTTAG
- a CDS encoding TIGR02450 family Trp-rich protein — MKWPPTLCWTAPKTINGNRHFQVKSYGGKNEDRWVDIFPTKNKKDIKRISWAKLKSEWTTGWLRLPKD; from the coding sequence ATGAAATGGCCTCCTACTCTTTGTTGGACAGCACCGAAGACAATTAACGGTAATAGACATTTTCAAGTTAAATCTTACGGTGGTAAAAATGAAGATAGATGGGTTGATATTTTCCCAACCAAAAATAAAAAAGATATTAAAAGGATCTCATGGGCAAAACTAAAATCAGAATGGACTACTGGATGGTTACGTCTCCCAAAAGATTAA
- a CDS encoding SDR family oxidoreductase — translation MPTYLITGSNRGIGLELCRQIHKRGDNVIATCRKASKELRDLGVRVEENVEISSDESITNLCKKLSGVNLDCLIHNAGIYEFNSFENLDKKSILRQFEVNALSPICMTQSLRHLLKRSSKVAFITSRMGSIEDNTSGSSYGYRMSKVALSMAAKSLSIDLSREDIYVAILHPGLVSTRMTGFTRNGISPEESANGILKRIDSLNKNNSGMFWHSNGEILPW, via the coding sequence ATGCCAACTTATCTAATTACAGGATCAAATAGGGGAATTGGATTAGAATTATGTAGGCAAATTCATAAGAGGGGAGATAATGTAATTGCAACGTGTAGGAAAGCTTCAAAAGAACTTAGAGATTTAGGAGTGAGAGTTGAAGAGAATGTAGAAATTTCTTCTGATGAGTCAATAACAAATTTGTGTAAAAAATTATCTGGAGTTAATTTAGATTGCTTAATTCATAATGCAGGAATTTATGAATTTAATTCTTTCGAAAACTTAGATAAGAAAAGTATTTTGCGTCAATTTGAAGTCAATGCATTGAGCCCAATATGTATGACGCAATCACTTAGACATCTTTTAAAAAGATCTTCTAAAGTTGCTTTTATCACAAGTAGAATGGGGTCTATTGAAGATAATACATCAGGAAGTTCTTATGGTTACAGGATGTCTAAGGTAGCCTTGTCTATGGCAGCAAAATCACTTTCCATAGATTTATCAAGAGAAGATATTTATGTAGCTATTTTGCACCCTGGGTTAGTAAGTACAAGAATGACTGGTTTTACAAGAAATGGAATTAGTCCTGAAGAATCAGCAAATGGCATTTTAAAACGTATTGATTCTTTAAATAAAAATAATTCGGGGATGTTTTGGCATTCCAATGGAGAAATTTTGCCCTGGTAA
- a CDS encoding molecular chaperone DnaJ, with product MNTQELKVNYKKLLNKAAQANGRKETVSYLNRAAKIKSKLYSTSKVNCFKCNGVGFLRISLDETKTCLSCYGKGFLIKEIQQV from the coding sequence ATGAATACCCAAGAACTAAAAGTCAATTATAAAAAGCTTTTAAATAAAGCTGCTCAAGCAAACGGTCGTAAAGAAACTGTTTCTTACTTAAACCGTGCTGCTAAAATTAAGTCAAAACTTTACTCAACATCTAAAGTAAATTGCTTCAAATGTAATGGTGTAGGTTTTCTAAGAATTTCATTAGATGAAACTAAAACCTGTTTATCTTGTTATGGGAAGGGTTTTTTGATTAAAGAAATTCAGCAGGTTTAA
- a CDS encoding DUF3303 domain-containing protein, protein MQRYLISYEFTDGEDQEEGAEMLINWYESGGPQNRPENYEVHSWIFMVQNGIGHSVVSADSLETIWKQWHPWRRLMDISIQPCMDLDETVGLFKKQKMNTRIV, encoded by the coding sequence ATGCAAAGGTATTTGATTTCCTACGAATTTACAGATGGCGAGGATCAAGAAGAAGGGGCAGAAATGCTAATTAATTGGTACGAATCAGGTGGTCCCCAAAACAGACCTGAAAACTATGAGGTTCATTCTTGGATTTTTATGGTTCAAAATGGGATTGGACATTCTGTAGTAAGTGCAGATTCTCTTGAGACAATTTGGAAGCAATGGCATCCCTGGAGAAGGTTAATGGATATTAGTATTCAGCCGTGTATGGACCTTGATGAAACAGTCGGATTATTTAAAAAACAAAAAATGAATACAAGGATAGTCTAA
- a CDS encoding DUP family protein encodes MINKKDSSDPIDNLEYEKVLEEEIINSYESKFQKDTEEDSKKIKFYRLKRTPLEILNRTFFFFFIGSFLFSLFLAYSESKLWFILYVISALSCVFYTPNRKALKELIAAWPNIEDLIKGRSLWRKGK; translated from the coding sequence ATGATAAATAAAAAGGATAGTAGTGATCCAATTGATAATTTAGAGTACGAAAAAGTTCTAGAGGAAGAAATAATTAATTCATACGAAAGTAAATTTCAGAAAGATACTGAAGAAGATAGTAAAAAGATTAAATTTTACAGACTTAAAAGAACTCCATTAGAAATACTAAATAGGACTTTTTTCTTTTTCTTTATTGGAAGTTTTCTTTTCTCTTTGTTTTTAGCTTATTCAGAAAGTAAGTTATGGTTCATACTTTATGTAATAAGTGCATTGTCATGTGTTTTCTATACTCCTAATAGAAAAGCACTTAAAGAATTAATAGCAGCTTGGCCAAATATAGAGGATCTCATTAAAGGGAGGAGTTTGTGGAGAAAAGGCAAGTAA
- a CDS encoding DUF1499 domain-containing protein → MVSSVQGLAPITNPLNSVLIEKKLINVDQKFIQLVSLAEGLPRTEVIESGRNYWRGVCRSLIFRFPDDLEILKLDVRSYVDRSKGIIQIRSAARLGQSDLGVNLRRVEYLFNQLEKF, encoded by the coding sequence ATGGTTTCCTCCGTTCAAGGTCTTGCTCCAATAACTAATCCATTAAATAGTGTCTTAATAGAAAAGAAACTAATAAATGTTGATCAAAAGTTCATTCAACTTGTCTCTCTAGCAGAAGGATTACCTCGTACAGAAGTCATTGAGAGTGGTAGAAATTATTGGAGAGGTGTTTGTAGAAGCTTAATTTTTAGATTTCCAGATGACCTCGAAATTTTAAAGCTTGATGTAAGAAGTTATGTAGATAGATCTAAAGGAATAATCCAAATAAGATCTGCAGCAAGATTAGGACAATCTGATTTGGGCGTTAATCTAAGAAGAGTGGAATACTTATTTAATCAATTAGAGAAATTTTAA